A genome region from Desulfurispora thermophila DSM 16022 includes the following:
- the folP gene encoding dihydropteroate synthase codes for MNDRQKPVRQYNVRLITVENEASARRELAGIGCDDWGIKLMAPKAVFRVLKVSGLTPVQANILKQEMLARGGEAAVKRGVADHSVDKTDVLLMGTIKQFKAVLVKLRLQPFDLPNLAAQIREVLDGLKPRRPYILDCRGRQLEIGRRTLVMGILNVTPDSFSDGGRFFEPERALEQAQRLVAEGADIIDLGGVSTRPGHTPVPVDEELRRVLPVLRLLLQHLDVPISVDTFTPEVARAALEEGAHILNDQWALQRDPAMAAVAARYQVPVVLMHNQQGTQYQDLMGDILAFFRRSVDIAVQAGLPRHKLIIDPGIGFGKTLAQNLEVMRRLPELTSLGLPVLLGTSRKSMIGKTLNLPVDQRVEGTAATVALGIAHGVDIVRVHDVKEMVRVVRMTDAMVRGPAAVGVEHIL; via the coding sequence TTGAACGATAGACAAAAACCGGTCCGGCAGTACAATGTGCGGCTGATTACGGTGGAAAACGAAGCCAGCGCTCGGCGTGAACTGGCCGGGATTGGCTGCGATGACTGGGGTATCAAACTGATGGCGCCCAAGGCGGTGTTCCGGGTGCTTAAAGTGTCCGGCCTGACGCCCGTGCAGGCTAACATATTAAAGCAGGAAATGCTGGCCCGGGGCGGCGAGGCGGCAGTCAAGCGGGGGGTGGCCGACCACAGTGTTGACAAAACCGATGTGCTGCTCATGGGGACGATCAAGCAGTTCAAAGCCGTGCTGGTCAAGCTGCGCCTGCAGCCCTTTGATCTGCCCAATCTGGCCGCCCAGATCCGGGAGGTGCTGGATGGCTTAAAGCCCCGCCGCCCTTACATACTGGACTGCCGGGGCCGGCAGCTGGAAATCGGCCGGCGCACTCTGGTGATGGGCATTCTCAATGTTACACCCGATTCCTTTTCCGACGGGGGGCGCTTTTTTGAACCCGAACGGGCGCTGGAACAGGCGCAGCGCCTGGTGGCGGAAGGCGCCGACATCATTGACCTGGGCGGCGTTTCCACCCGGCCCGGCCACACCCCCGTGCCCGTGGATGAGGAACTGCGCCGCGTCCTGCCCGTGCTGCGTTTATTATTACAGCATTTGGACGTGCCCATTTCTGTGGACACTTTCACCCCGGAAGTGGCTCGTGCCGCCCTGGAAGAAGGGGCGCACATTTTAAACGACCAGTGGGCTCTGCAGCGTGACCCGGCCATGGCGGCCGTGGCCGCCCGCTATCAGGTGCCGGTGGTGCTCATGCACAACCAGCAGGGTACACAGTACCAGGACCTGATGGGCGATATTCTGGCCTTTTTCCGCCGCAGCGTCGATATCGCGGTCCAGGCCGGCCTGCCGCGCCACAAATTGATCATTGACCCGGGGATTGGCTTTGGCAAGACGCTGGCCCAGAACCTGGAAGTGATGCGCCGCCTGCCCGAATTGACCTCGCTGGGTCTGCCGGTGCTTTTGGGCACTTCCCGCAAATCCATGATTGGCAAGACACTGAACCTGCCTGTGGACCAGCGGGTGGAGGGAACCGCGGCCACGGTGGCTCTGGGCATCGCCCATGGCGTGGACATTGTGCGGGTGCACGATGTGAAAGAGATGGTGCGGGTGGTACGCATGACCGATGCCATGGTGCGCGGCCCGGCCGCGGTGGGCGTGGAGCATATCTTGTAG
- the folB gene encoding dihydroneopterin aldolase — MDKIIMQGMKFFGQHGVLHQEKELGQRFEVDLVLELDLAEAAQRDNLAATVSYADVYRVVEEIVTGPPFHLIEAVAGAIARAVLDGFAPVQAVTVRIKKPGAPVPGIFDYVAVEISRRRAG, encoded by the coding sequence ATGGATAAAATCATCATGCAGGGGATGAAATTTTTCGGCCAGCACGGGGTGCTGCACCAGGAAAAAGAGCTGGGCCAGCGTTTTGAAGTGGACCTGGTGCTGGAGCTGGATCTGGCGGAGGCGGCGCAGCGGGACAACCTGGCCGCCACGGTCAGCTATGCCGATGTGTACCGGGTGGTGGAGGAAATAGTCACCGGGCCGCCCTTTCACCTGATTGAAGCGGTAGCCGGGGCCATTGCCCGGGCGGTGCTGGATGGTTTCGCCCCGGTGCAGGCGGTGACCGTGCGCATTAAAAAGCCCGGCGCGCCGGTGCCGGGCATTTTCGACTATGTGGCGGTGGAGATCAGCCGGCGGCGGGCTGGCTGA
- the folK gene encoding 2-amino-4-hydroxy-6-hydroxymethyldihydropteridine diphosphokinase produces the protein MSDMPANPVTVYIALGSNQGDKIANIRQAVQLLDTYPAVQVHRVAPLYASAPVGYTDQDWFVNTVLEATTSLLPQELLAVTRQIEHRLGRVRTVRWGPRTIDLDILLYGSTHIDTPELQIPHPRMGERAFVMVPLADLAPRLLVQGQEAAQLARKLGEEQQIQRL, from the coding sequence ATGAGCGATATGCCCGCAAATCCTGTGACAGTTTACATCGCCCTGGGCAGCAATCAGGGCGATAAAATTGCCAATATCAGACAGGCGGTGCAGCTGTTAGACACTTACCCTGCCGTGCAGGTGCACAGGGTGGCGCCACTTTATGCCAGTGCGCCGGTTGGTTATACCGACCAGGACTGGTTTGTCAATACCGTGTTGGAAGCTACCACCAGCCTTTTGCCGCAAGAGCTTCTGGCCGTAACCCGGCAAATAGAGCACCGGCTGGGGCGGGTGCGCACAGTGCGCTGGGGACCCCGCACCATTGACCTGGACATTTTGCTTTACGGGAGTACCCATATTGATACGCCCGAGCTGCAAATTCCCCACCCGCGCATGGGGGAGCGGGCTTTTGTCATGGTGCCCCTGGCCGATCTGGCCCCCCGGCTGCTGGTGCAGGGGCAGGAGGCAGCGCAACTGGCCCGCAAACTGGGGGAGGAACAGCAGATTCAGCGCTTGTAA